One window from the genome of Thalassospira xiamenensis M-5 = DSM 17429 encodes:
- a CDS encoding protein meaA — protein sequence MSMENQRSAAKPERDRPWLIRTYAGHSSASASNALYRQNLAKGQTGLSVAFDLPTQTGYDSDHVLARGEVGKVGVPVSHLGDMMTLFEAIPLDQMNTSMTINAPAAWLLSLYIAVAEKQGTPRDSLQGTTQNDIIKEYLSRGTYIFPPAPSLKLITDVAAFTYREVPKWNPMNVCSYHLQEAGATAEQELAYALATAIAVLDAVKASGQVPEEDFAKVVGRISFFVNAGIRFVTEICKMRAFCELWDEITRDRYGISDEKYRRFRYGVQVNSLGLTEQQPENNVYRILIEMLSVVLSKNARARAVQLPAWNEALGLPRPWDQQWSLRLQQIMAYETDLLEYDDLFDGNPAIERKVGLLKDGAREELAKIDAMGGAIAAVDLGYMKQELVRSNARRLADIETGLTKVIGVNAYTETEASPLTSGEKSILTVDDMAEQEQIEKLKEWRAGRDPAAVARSLADLEAAAREDRNIMESSIACAHAGVTTGEWSETLRQVFGEYRAPTGITSMIVTGDADDIKNLRSRVDEVSEKLGERMKMLVGKPGLDGHSNGAEQIAVKAGDAGIDVLYDGIRWTPDELVRNAIDEGAHVIGLSILSGSHVPLVREVVNGLRAHGAGHIPVVVGGIIPDADMLVLRQMGVSAVYTPKDYQLVRVISEIVDLVDRKSTEHPAPRNIEGKPEGAGTAIY from the coding sequence ATGTCGATGGAAAATCAACGCAGTGCAGCAAAGCCGGAACGCGACCGCCCGTGGTTGATCCGTACCTATGCCGGGCACAGTTCGGCCAGCGCATCGAACGCGCTGTATCGCCAGAATCTGGCGAAGGGGCAGACGGGGCTGTCGGTCGCGTTCGATCTGCCGACCCAGACCGGTTACGATTCGGACCATGTTCTGGCGCGCGGCGAGGTCGGCAAGGTCGGCGTGCCTGTATCGCATCTGGGCGACATGATGACCCTGTTTGAGGCTATTCCGCTTGATCAGATGAACACATCGATGACGATCAACGCACCGGCGGCATGGCTTTTATCGCTTTATATTGCCGTTGCCGAAAAACAGGGAACGCCGCGCGACAGCCTGCAAGGCACGACCCAGAACGACATCATCAAGGAATATCTGTCACGCGGGACCTATATCTTCCCGCCGGCACCCAGTCTGAAACTGATCACCGATGTTGCGGCCTTCACCTATCGCGAGGTGCCGAAATGGAACCCGATGAATGTGTGCTCGTACCATTTGCAGGAAGCCGGGGCGACTGCCGAGCAGGAACTGGCCTATGCGCTGGCGACCGCGATTGCCGTGCTTGATGCGGTCAAGGCATCCGGTCAGGTGCCCGAAGAAGATTTTGCCAAGGTTGTCGGGCGCATTTCATTTTTTGTGAATGCCGGTATCCGGTTTGTGACCGAGATTTGCAAGATGCGGGCATTTTGCGAATTGTGGGATGAAATCACGCGGGATCGTTACGGTATCTCTGACGAAAAATATCGCCGGTTCCGCTATGGCGTGCAGGTCAATTCGCTTGGCCTGACCGAACAGCAACCCGAAAACAATGTGTATCGCATCCTGATCGAAATGCTGTCGGTGGTGCTGTCAAAGAATGCGCGCGCGCGCGCCGTGCAGCTTCCGGCGTGGAATGAGGCCCTTGGTTTGCCACGCCCATGGGATCAGCAATGGTCGCTGCGCCTGCAACAGATCATGGCCTATGAAACCGACCTTCTGGAATATGACGACCTGTTTGACGGCAATCCGGCGATTGAACGCAAGGTCGGATTGCTTAAGGACGGTGCACGCGAAGAACTGGCGAAAATCGATGCCATGGGCGGGGCGATTGCCGCAGTCGATCTTGGTTACATGAAACAGGAACTGGTGCGATCCAACGCGCGCCGTCTGGCCGATATCGAAACCGGGCTGACCAAGGTGATCGGTGTGAATGCCTATACCGAAACCGAAGCATCACCCCTGACATCGGGGGAAAAATCGATCCTGACGGTCGATGACATGGCCGAACAGGAACAGATCGAAAAACTGAAAGAATGGCGGGCCGGTCGCGACCCGGCCGCGGTTGCCAGAAGCCTTGCCGATCTGGAAGCCGCCGCCCGCGAAGACCGCAACATCATGGAAAGTTCGATTGCCTGCGCCCATGCCGGGGTCACGACCGGGGAATGGTCGGAAACGCTGCGTCAGGTATTTGGCGAATACCGTGCGCCGACCGGCATCACATCGATGATCGTGACCGGGGATGCAGATGACATCAAAAACCTGCGCAGTCGCGTGGACGAGGTTTCCGAAAAACTTGGCGAACGGATGAAGATGCTGGTCGGTAAGCCGGGGCTGGATGGGCATTCCAACGGGGCGGAACAGATCGCGGTCAAGGCAGGCGATGCCGGGATCGACGTGCTTTATGACGGCATTCGCTGGACGCCTGATGAACTGGTGCGCAATGCCATCGACGAAGGCGCGCATGTGATCGGGCTTTCGATCCTGTCAGGGTCGCATGTGCCGCTGGTGCGCGAAGTCGTGAATGGGTTGCGTGCACACGGGGCGGGGCATATCCCGGTCGTTGTTGGCGGCATCATCCCGGATGCGGATATGCTTGTCCTGCGCCAGATGGGGGTATCGGCGGTTTACACGCCCAAGGATTACCAACTGGTCCGGGTGATTTCCGAAATTGTCGATCTGGTGGATCGCAAATCAACCGAACATCCGGCACCGCGTAACATCGAAGGCAAGCCGGAAGGGGCCGGAACGGCGATTTATTGA